From a single Micromonospora pallida genomic region:
- a CDS encoding non-ribosomal peptide synthetase, which translates to MTPTESRRSVGGGAETLLAGFAHSVRRHRDRTAVVADGRVLTYTELDQAAEALAAHIQARTVVPGAHVGIYLPRTADLVLAAIAVIKAGCSYIPLDPANPRARLERILAVAEPSLVITTSDLAGDLPPGTAVIRLDHDRPGDLRYSPPSVAPSACAYMIFTSGTTGQPKGVRISHDNVLHLFDAMDALFASDGHDVWSMFHSFAFDFAVWEMWGPLLHGGSVVVVPEPVVRDPAAFRKLLRDQRVTVLSQTPTAFTQFVAEELKHDDRLSVRRVVLGGEALRFSSLAPWVAKYGDEAVELINLYGITETTVISSYRRIHEADLRQGASLIGVPLPNSSFLLVDDHLRPVPAGDMGEIVIIGPGVGLGYHAQPELTRQRFIELTDADGQATRGYRSGDLARLRPDGDFEYLGRADDQVKIRGLRIELGEVEAALVRHPAVHAGAVAVRTLPTGDEALVGYVVPADGTAPDPRRLRDDLSLVLPGYMVPATFVLLDVLPHTVNGKLDRTALPDPVLAAVASRAPRSLVEELLCQLFAQVLGRPVVDPDDNFFVLGGHSLSAVRLVRRIRAVLGLEVSIQELFASPTVAALAAKRTAAADRPPLVRQNHRDAVPLSTAQRYLWSRHQTAGDQGAYVLHLTGRVDVAALDAALTDVVRRHAVLRTLFPEEHGTPVARTADADAVQPLLVVDHVTGEKLADSVAAVAEEPFDLQRNPAVRARLFVVDENRSAVVLVLHHIAADEWSWQPLLRDLAEAYGARLAGHPPSWQPLPVQYADHVRWQQELLGDADDPDSVVARQSAFWTGYLDGMPDALALPYDRTGATDSRSGIDPVVVDIDADLHARLAGLAGASGTTVTMVLKASVAALLTRVGAGTDLPLAVTVPGRAEAALEQLVGPFANTLVTRVDTGGDPTFAELLVRVRTAELAAHAHQDLPFERLVEQLDPVRSTGRHPLAQVMTGGRPTMPCGVDLPGLGVAAEPIGTHTAVFDLSYRFVERRDADGQPQGVLGSVEYRADLFRRETVERLAADLAGLLAQVAAHPAARLSQLDAR; encoded by the coding sequence ATGACCCCAACCGAATCGCGCCGTAGTGTCGGGGGCGGGGCCGAGACCCTGCTGGCCGGCTTCGCCCACTCCGTGCGTCGTCACCGCGACCGGACTGCCGTCGTCGCGGACGGGCGAGTGCTCACCTACACCGAACTGGACCAGGCCGCCGAGGCGCTGGCCGCGCACATTCAGGCCCGGACCGTCGTTCCTGGCGCCCACGTCGGCATCTACCTGCCCCGTACCGCTGACCTGGTCTTGGCGGCGATCGCGGTGATCAAGGCGGGCTGCTCGTACATTCCGCTCGATCCGGCGAACCCCCGGGCCCGGCTGGAACGCATCCTCGCCGTGGCCGAACCCTCCCTGGTCATCACGACGAGCGACCTGGCGGGCGACCTGCCACCGGGCACCGCGGTGATCCGGCTGGACCATGACCGACCAGGGGATCTGCGCTACTCACCGCCGTCGGTGGCTCCCTCCGCCTGCGCGTACATGATCTTCACTTCGGGCACGACCGGCCAGCCCAAGGGCGTGCGGATATCCCACGACAACGTTCTCCATCTGTTCGACGCGATGGATGCACTCTTCGCGTCCGATGGTCACGACGTGTGGTCGATGTTCCATTCCTTCGCGTTCGACTTCGCTGTCTGGGAGATGTGGGGGCCGCTGCTCCACGGCGGTTCCGTGGTCGTCGTACCGGAGCCCGTCGTCCGCGACCCGGCCGCGTTCCGGAAACTGCTGCGGGACCAGAGAGTGACGGTGCTCAGCCAGACGCCGACCGCCTTCACCCAGTTCGTCGCCGAGGAGCTGAAGCACGACGACAGGTTGTCGGTGCGCCGGGTCGTGCTGGGCGGCGAGGCGCTGCGCTTCTCCAGCCTGGCGCCGTGGGTCGCCAAGTACGGTGACGAGGCCGTCGAGCTTATCAACCTGTACGGCATCACCGAGACGACCGTCATCTCCTCCTACCGGCGGATACACGAAGCCGACCTGCGCCAGGGGGCGAGCCTCATCGGGGTACCGCTGCCGAACTCCTCCTTCCTGCTGGTCGACGACCACCTCCGTCCGGTACCAGCAGGCGACATGGGTGAGATCGTCATCATCGGTCCGGGTGTCGGACTCGGGTACCACGCGCAGCCGGAGCTGACCCGGCAACGGTTCATCGAGCTGACCGACGCTGACGGGCAGGCCACCCGTGGCTACCGTTCAGGTGACCTCGCCCGGCTCCGACCGGACGGCGACTTCGAATACCTGGGTCGGGCCGACGACCAGGTCAAGATCCGCGGGCTCCGGATCGAGCTCGGCGAGGTCGAGGCCGCGCTGGTCCGGCATCCGGCGGTACACGCCGGCGCGGTGGCCGTCCGCACCCTGCCGACCGGGGACGAGGCCCTCGTCGGATACGTCGTGCCCGCCGACGGGACAGCGCCGGACCCGCGTCGGCTCCGCGACGACCTCTCGCTGGTCCTGCCCGGGTACATGGTGCCGGCGACGTTCGTGCTGCTGGACGTTCTTCCCCACACCGTCAACGGAAAGCTCGACCGGACGGCCCTGCCGGACCCGGTCCTGGCCGCCGTCGCCAGTCGCGCGCCACGGTCGTTGGTGGAGGAGCTGCTCTGTCAGCTCTTCGCCCAGGTGCTCGGCCGCCCCGTGGTGGACCCGGACGACAACTTCTTCGTACTGGGGGGACACTCGCTGTCCGCTGTTCGCCTGGTCAGGCGGATCAGAGCGGTCCTCGGCCTGGAGGTGAGCATCCAGGAGCTGTTCGCGTCGCCCACCGTCGCCGCCCTCGCCGCGAAGAGGACCGCCGCGGCCGACCGTCCTCCACTGGTCCGACAGAACCACCGCGACGCGGTGCCCCTGTCGACCGCGCAGCGGTATCTCTGGTCCCGGCACCAGACGGCCGGCGATCAGGGGGCGTACGTGCTCCACCTGACCGGTCGGGTCGACGTGGCGGCGCTGGACGCCGCGCTCACGGATGTCGTACGCCGGCACGCCGTGCTCCGGACCCTGTTCCCGGAAGAGCACGGCACGCCGGTCGCGCGGACCGCCGACGCCGACGCGGTCCAGCCGCTGTTGGTCGTCGATCACGTCACCGGGGAGAAGCTGGCCGACTCCGTCGCGGCGGTCGCCGAGGAGCCCTTCGACCTCCAGCGGAATCCCGCCGTCCGGGCCAGGCTGTTCGTCGTGGACGAGAACCGCTCGGCGGTGGTGCTCGTCCTGCACCACATCGCCGCCGACGAGTGGTCGTGGCAGCCGCTGCTGCGCGACCTGGCCGAGGCGTACGGTGCCCGGCTCGCCGGGCACCCGCCATCCTGGCAGCCGCTGCCGGTGCAGTACGCCGACCACGTCCGGTGGCAGCAGGAGCTGCTGGGCGACGCCGACGATCCGGACAGCGTCGTGGCGCGGCAGTCGGCCTTCTGGACGGGCTACCTGGACGGCATGCCGGACGCGCTCGCGCTGCCGTACGACCGGACCGGGGCGACCGACTCGCGGTCGGGCATCGACCCGGTCGTGGTCGACATCGACGCCGACCTGCATGCCCGGCTCGCCGGACTGGCCGGTGCCAGCGGCACGACCGTCACCATGGTGCTGAAGGCGTCGGTGGCCGCACTGCTGACCCGGGTCGGCGCGGGCACCGATCTGCCGCTCGCGGTCACGGTGCCCGGTCGGGCCGAGGCCGCCCTGGAACAGCTCGTCGGACCCTTCGCCAACACGCTGGTCACCCGCGTGGACACCGGCGGCGACCCGACCTTCGCGGAACTGCTGGTCCGGGTGCGGACCGCGGAGCTGGCCGCACACGCGCACCAGGACCTGCCCTTCGAACGGCTGGTCGAGCAGCTCGACCCGGTGCGCTCGACCGGCCGCCATCCGCTGGCCCAGGTCATGACGGGCGGCCGACCCACGATGCCCTGCGGCGTCGACCTGCCCGGCCTCGGCGTGGCGGCGGAGCCGATCGGCACGCACACCGCGGTATTCGACCTGTCGTACCGGTTCGTGGAACGACGCGACGCGGACGGCCAGCCGCAGGGGGTGCTCGGCTCGGTGGAGTACCGAGCCGACCTGTTCCGCCGGGAGACCGTGGAGCGGCTCGCGGCGGATCTGGCAGGTCTGTTGGCACAGGTGGCCGCTCACCCCGCCGCTCGGCTGAGTCAGCTCGACGCCCGGTGA
- a CDS encoding maleylpyruvate isomerase family mycothiol-dependent enzyme: protein MTNQQYEGRRADRGSDTWARIHAERAALAANLADLPAQRFATPSLCAGFTVREVLAHLTAAASLNGWQWFAGVVRCRFDFDKQVRMRLDEQLGADPAETLARFRAVVMSRTKPPLPLLAMLGETIVHGEDIRRPLGLRHAYPIETVIRVAEYYRKTDQVVVAKGRIGGLRLVATDGPFACGTGPLVSGTTLALTMAMTGRDTYCDELSGDGVSILRERMG from the coding sequence ATGACCAACCAGCAGTACGAGGGCCGCCGCGCCGACCGTGGGAGCGACACCTGGGCGCGCATCCACGCCGAGCGCGCCGCCCTGGCGGCCAACCTCGCCGACCTGCCGGCGCAGCGGTTCGCGACGCCGTCGCTGTGCGCCGGGTTCACCGTCCGCGAGGTGCTCGCCCACCTCACCGCCGCCGCCAGCCTCAACGGCTGGCAGTGGTTCGCCGGCGTCGTCCGCTGCCGGTTCGACTTCGACAAGCAGGTGAGGATGCGCCTCGACGAGCAGTTGGGCGCCGACCCGGCCGAGACGCTGGCGCGGTTCCGCGCTGTCGTCATGAGCCGTACCAAGCCGCCGCTTCCGCTGCTGGCGATGCTCGGCGAGACGATCGTCCACGGTGAGGACATCCGCCGGCCGTTGGGGCTGCGTCACGCGTACCCGATCGAGACGGTCATCAGGGTCGCCGAGTACTACCGGAAAACCGACCAGGTCGTCGTGGCGAAAGGACGCATCGGCGGGCTGCGGCTCGTCGCCACCGATGGCCCGTTCGCCTGCGGCACCGGCCCACTGGTGTCGGGCACCACCCTCGCGTTGACGATGGCGATGACCGGGCGTGACACGTACTGCGACGAACTCTCCGGTGACGGCGTCTCGATCCTGCGCGAGCGGATGGGCTGA
- the cobA gene encoding uroporphyrinogen-III C-methyltransferase: MPVPTPAVVSAPTSPDAPVVATAPTPPDAPTAGSAPTLPDDPVIGRVTLVGAGPGDPDLVTRRGLDRLAEADVVVADRLVPHALLRELRPGVRVIDVSKVPRGAFVPQERINEILVEEARAGHRVVRFKGGDSFVFGRGMEEVLACQTAGVPVEVVPGISSSISVPELAGVPVTHRGLTQGFTVVSAHLPPGDPGSTVDWAGVARANTTIVLLMAVQTLPEVTAALLAHGMDAATPAASIENGGTAAQRVLTGRLDDIADVAAAHRLRPPAITVIGDVAAFARAARPTSVGTDHADTERTGTLG, translated from the coding sequence GTGCCTGTTCCCACCCCGGCCGTCGTGTCCGCTCCGACCTCGCCGGACGCCCCGGTCGTCGCGACTGCTCCCACCCCGCCGGACGCTCCGACTGCCGGGTCTGCTCCCACCTTGCCGGACGACCCGGTCATCGGGCGGGTGACCCTGGTCGGCGCCGGCCCCGGCGACCCCGACCTGGTGACCCGGCGCGGACTCGACCGACTCGCCGAGGCCGACGTCGTGGTCGCCGACCGACTGGTGCCGCACGCGCTGCTGCGCGAACTGCGCCCCGGCGTACGGGTGATCGACGTGTCCAAGGTGCCCCGGGGCGCGTTCGTCCCGCAGGAGCGGATCAACGAGATCCTCGTCGAGGAGGCCCGCGCCGGGCACCGGGTGGTCCGGTTCAAGGGCGGCGACTCCTTCGTCTTCGGCCGGGGTATGGAGGAGGTCCTGGCCTGCCAGACGGCGGGCGTCCCGGTCGAGGTGGTACCCGGCATCTCCAGCTCGATCTCCGTACCGGAGTTGGCGGGGGTGCCGGTCACCCACCGGGGCCTGACCCAGGGCTTCACCGTCGTCTCGGCCCACCTGCCCCCGGGCGATCCGGGCAGCACCGTCGACTGGGCCGGAGTGGCCCGCGCCAACACCACGATCGTGCTGCTCATGGCCGTGCAGACGCTGCCCGAGGTGACCGCCGCGCTGCTCGCCCACGGCATGGACGCGGCGACCCCGGCGGCCAGCATCGAGAACGGCGGCACCGCCGCGCAGCGGGTGCTCACCGGCCGGCTGGACGACATCGCCGACGTCGCCGCCGCGCACCGACTCCGCCCACCCGCCATCACGGTGATCGGCGACGTCGCGGCGTTTGCCCGCGCCGCACGTCCCACTTCGGTGGGGACGGACCACGCCGACACCGAAAGGACCGGGACGCTCGGCTAA
- a CDS encoding GH25 family lysozyme: MTNILGRLAAAVVVAVVLPVSVAATPAAAAVPPGTVSGIDVSTWQAGIDFVDVRADGYQFAIVKAGGSQLSDGPYIGSQYAIQVNGARAAGLRVGHYWLAGDFQTPVQAADYFADHLHDYRPGDVIALDNEVLDDSTRLWNDADVVTFFQRMRDRVGNHVPWVYMGAADLRSRTWPQTIAAGVKLWVAMWGANNGSYPGEPNLGGAYPTWSAHQYTSAGSTGGIARVDLNVAKPEAFEIVDDLPTDPPPDDPLPKTTTEQDGVPGPVMWMRAQNWLSMEFGYTGPIDGVPGVNTYAALQRAMRGYGYTGPIDGVPGTNTWKAVQRLAAGWGYTGPIDGVMGPNSWRGFARFLNQDRWD, from the coding sequence ATGACCAATATCCTGGGGCGGCTCGCGGCAGCGGTCGTCGTTGCTGTCGTATTGCCGGTGAGCGTCGCGGCGACGCCCGCCGCCGCAGCGGTGCCGCCCGGCACGGTGTCCGGCATCGACGTGTCCACCTGGCAGGCCGGCATCGACTTCGTCGACGTCCGGGCCGACGGCTACCAGTTCGCCATCGTGAAGGCCGGCGGCTCCCAACTGTCCGACGGGCCGTACATCGGCTCGCAGTACGCGATCCAGGTCAACGGCGCACGGGCGGCGGGGCTCCGGGTCGGCCACTACTGGCTGGCCGGAGACTTCCAGACCCCCGTGCAGGCCGCCGACTACTTCGCCGACCACCTGCACGACTACCGACCCGGTGACGTGATCGCGCTGGACAACGAGGTGCTCGACGACTCGACGAGGCTGTGGAACGACGCCGACGTCGTGACGTTCTTCCAGCGCATGCGCGACCGGGTCGGCAACCATGTGCCCTGGGTGTACATGGGCGCGGCCGACCTGCGCTCGAGGACGTGGCCGCAGACGATCGCCGCCGGCGTGAAACTCTGGGTGGCGATGTGGGGCGCCAACAACGGCAGCTACCCCGGCGAGCCGAACCTGGGCGGCGCCTATCCGACCTGGAGCGCCCACCAGTACACCTCGGCGGGCTCGACCGGCGGGATCGCACGGGTGGATCTGAACGTGGCCAAGCCGGAGGCGTTCGAGATCGTCGACGACCTGCCGACCGACCCGCCGCCGGACGACCCGCTGCCCAAGACCACCACCGAGCAGGACGGCGTACCCGGCCCGGTGATGTGGATGCGCGCCCAGAACTGGCTGTCGATGGAGTTCGGCTACACCGGTCCGATCGACGGCGTGCCCGGGGTGAACACGTACGCGGCCCTGCAACGGGCCATGCGCGGCTACGGCTACACCGGCCCCATCGACGGCGTGCCGGGTACGAACACCTGGAAGGCGGTGCAGCGACTCGCCGCCGGCTGGGGCTACACCGGCCCGATCGACGGGGTGATGGGGCCGAACTCGTGGCGCGGCTTCGCCCGGTTCCTCAACCAGGACCGGTGGGACTGA
- a CDS encoding thioesterase II family protein yields MKRNRWLLRDPSDESVGRIFCFPYSGMGASMFNQWPRWIDGIEVCLVQLPGRENRVREPHYRSYAQLADVLAEQLLPLLDRPFAFFGHCAGALPAYETARRLPVDRMPFPASLVVSAQVAPHHCPHDRFLTLTDEELLDELAALTVRRGGQPDPAMLALSMAVLRADLEANRYYRLDEPAPVPMAVTVLHWADDPEVTEAELRGWQHYSDDVRFDVLAGGHYEFLSAPEPLLALLAARLGERATR; encoded by the coding sequence GTGAAGCGTAACCGCTGGCTGCTGCGCGACCCGTCCGACGAGTCCGTCGGCCGCATCTTCTGCTTCCCGTACTCCGGTATGGGTGCGTCGATGTTCAACCAGTGGCCCCGCTGGATCGACGGCATCGAGGTGTGCCTGGTGCAGCTACCTGGCCGGGAGAACCGTGTCCGGGAACCCCACTACCGCAGTTACGCGCAGTTGGCGGACGTGCTGGCCGAACAACTGCTACCGCTGCTCGACCGACCGTTCGCCTTCTTCGGGCACTGTGCCGGGGCGTTACCGGCGTACGAGACGGCACGTCGCCTGCCCGTCGACCGGATGCCGTTCCCGGCCAGCCTCGTGGTCTCGGCCCAGGTCGCTCCGCACCACTGCCCGCACGATCGGTTCCTGACCCTCACCGACGAGGAACTGCTCGACGAACTGGCCGCCCTCACGGTGCGGCGCGGCGGTCAGCCCGACCCCGCGATGCTGGCACTCAGCATGGCGGTACTGCGTGCGGACCTCGAGGCCAACCGTTACTACCGACTCGACGAGCCGGCACCGGTCCCGATGGCCGTCACGGTGCTGCACTGGGCCGACGACCCCGAGGTGACCGAGGCTGAGCTGCGCGGATGGCAGCACTACAGCGACGACGTGCGGTTCGACGTCCTCGCGGGGGGCCACTACGAGTTCCTGAGCGCACCCGAACCGCTGCTCGCCCTGCTGGCGGCGCGACTGGGGGAGCGTGCCACGCGATGA
- a CDS encoding M14 family zinc carboxypeptidase: MAAAVTAALAGSILTAPSVVSAAAPEGPGQGSCKIADDPSWSGWSNHEQVGEKLAQIERTSGGRVDVEVVGKSAEGRDLYSARVGTGDKVLLVTSAIHGNERTGTEALLNILKHLGSAGDAQTRKILSEVTFVAMPMTNPDGGELNRRINVQSWDDTVAEFPQLAGAPRAWYHRLNGDGIDLPGFDLNRDFNPDLDYVPNAADLPGRDTDAGFFLAPESRATRDVYVGLQAEKGGVDAYIDLHHMGPCNRITGGEQDGNLINVTLDYPPLGVQDGAKYKAEWPALDQDKSRRYALTVANGMLEKYGSQSKLAAIGRYLHPDAREYAGQGRSAFALNGTGTVLFEVRGQQDDLGQKQSGMLVQSVQTGIQSLIDGLADGTVDQVEGDDFFDLPDYGWDTTND; encoded by the coding sequence ATGGCCGCCGCCGTGACGGCCGCGCTGGCCGGCTCGATCCTCACCGCTCCGTCCGTTGTCTCCGCTGCCGCGCCCGAGGGACCGGGGCAGGGCAGCTGCAAGATCGCCGACGACCCGTCCTGGTCGGGCTGGAGCAACCACGAGCAGGTCGGCGAGAAGCTGGCGCAGATCGAGCGCACCAGCGGCGGCCGGGTGGACGTCGAGGTGGTCGGGAAGTCGGCGGAGGGCCGGGACCTGTACTCGGCCCGGGTCGGCACCGGTGACAAGGTGCTGCTGGTCACCAGCGCGATCCACGGCAACGAGCGGACCGGCACCGAGGCGCTGCTCAACATCCTCAAGCACCTGGGCAGCGCTGGCGACGCGCAGACGCGGAAGATCCTCAGCGAGGTCACCTTCGTCGCCATGCCGATGACCAACCCCGACGGCGGCGAGCTCAACCGGCGCATCAACGTGCAGTCCTGGGACGACACGGTCGCGGAGTTCCCGCAGCTCGCCGGTGCCCCGCGCGCCTGGTACCACCGGCTCAACGGCGACGGCATCGACCTGCCCGGCTTCGACCTGAACCGGGACTTCAACCCGGACCTCGACTACGTGCCGAACGCCGCCGACCTGCCGGGCCGCGACACCGACGCCGGGTTCTTCCTCGCCCCGGAGTCGCGGGCCACCCGTGACGTCTACGTGGGTCTGCAGGCGGAGAAGGGCGGCGTCGACGCGTACATCGACCTGCACCACATGGGGCCGTGCAACCGGATCACCGGCGGTGAGCAGGACGGCAACCTGATCAACGTCACGCTCGACTACCCGCCGCTGGGCGTGCAGGACGGCGCCAAGTACAAGGCGGAGTGGCCGGCGCTGGACCAGGACAAGTCCCGTCGTTACGCCCTCACCGTCGCCAACGGCATGCTCGAGAAGTACGGCAGCCAGTCGAAGCTCGCGGCCATCGGCCGGTACCTCCACCCGGACGCCCGGGAGTACGCGGGCCAGGGTCGCTCGGCGTTCGCCCTCAACGGCACCGGTACGGTGCTGTTCGAGGTGCGCGGCCAGCAGGACGACCTGGGCCAGAAGCAGAGCGGCATGCTGGTGCAGAGCGTGCAGACCGGCATCCAGTCGCTGATCGACGGTCTGGCCGACGGCACCGTCGACCAGGTCGAGGGTGACGACTTCTTCGACCTGCCCGACTACGGCTGGGACACCACGAACGACTGA
- a CDS encoding thioesterase II family protein, whose translation MALEPITRGLWRYRGDASEPSRPTTRTVVVAPYGGGSAYSVHELLRHLAPTADETLVLQYPARGPRIGEPPTASLHDLADQLAQDIDQHTTGNLVLLGHSLGGLLCFELAHRLTRSGRHVELLVISSALPTAFRKLRADEIESRGVEQWVAVLRAENGVTEEILDDPEMRRLAIQALRSDTLLAARHVESPQPLTCPMFVVAGDADPDITSEHLRGWEELTLGPATTVLLPGDHFYYRDRAAQLGDLIRQQLPLLCGTGSAPMYPTQEEDG comes from the coding sequence ATGGCGCTGGAGCCGATAACGCGTGGGCTGTGGCGGTACCGCGGCGATGCCAGCGAGCCCAGCCGCCCCACCACCCGTACCGTGGTGGTGGCGCCGTACGGCGGCGGCAGCGCCTACTCCGTACACGAGTTGCTGCGGCACCTGGCACCCACCGCCGACGAGACGCTCGTCCTCCAGTACCCGGCACGGGGACCACGCATCGGTGAGCCGCCCACGGCCAGCCTGCACGATCTCGCCGATCAGCTGGCGCAGGACATCGACCAGCACACCACCGGCAACCTGGTGCTCCTCGGGCACAGCCTGGGCGGGCTGCTCTGCTTCGAGTTGGCACACCGGCTCACCCGATCCGGCCGTCACGTCGAACTTCTGGTGATCTCGTCGGCCCTGCCGACGGCGTTCCGGAAACTGCGCGCCGACGAGATCGAATCACGCGGCGTCGAACAGTGGGTCGCCGTCCTCCGGGCGGAGAACGGCGTCACCGAGGAGATCCTCGACGACCCGGAGATGCGGCGCCTCGCGATCCAGGCGCTCCGCTCCGACACGCTGCTGGCTGCGCGGCACGTCGAGTCGCCGCAACCCCTGACCTGCCCGATGTTCGTCGTCGCCGGAGACGCCGACCCCGACATCACTTCCGAGCACCTGCGCGGCTGGGAGGAGCTGACCCTCGGGCCCGCGACCACCGTCCTGCTGCCTGGTGACCACTTCTACTACCGCGACCGGGCAGCGCAGCTCGGCGATCTCATCCGCCAGCAGCTACCTCTGCTGTGCGGGACCGGCTCGGCACCGATGTACCCGACGCAGGAAGAGGACGGATGA
- the cobO gene encoding cob(I)yrinic acid a,c-diamide adenosyltransferase, whose protein sequence is MPQGQPVTVPEDGLTTRQRRNRPLLIVHTGEMKGKSTAAFGLALRGWNQGWSIAVFQFVKSAKWTVGEEHALTTLGRVHEETGQGGPVSWYKMGAGWSWSRTQGTEADHAAQAAEGWAEIKRRIAADEHDLYVLDEFTYPMKWGWVDVDDVVTTLAERPGRQHVVITGRDADPRLVDAADLVTQMTKIKHPMDAGQKGQRGIEW, encoded by the coding sequence ATGCCACAGGGTCAACCGGTCACCGTCCCCGAGGACGGCCTCACTACCCGGCAGCGGCGCAACCGGCCGCTGCTGATCGTGCACACCGGGGAGATGAAGGGCAAGTCCACCGCCGCGTTCGGGCTGGCCTTGCGCGGGTGGAACCAGGGCTGGTCGATCGCCGTGTTCCAGTTCGTCAAGAGCGCCAAGTGGACGGTGGGGGAGGAGCACGCCCTCACCACGCTCGGCCGGGTGCACGAGGAGACCGGCCAGGGCGGCCCGGTGTCCTGGTACAAGATGGGCGCCGGGTGGAGCTGGAGCCGCACCCAGGGCACCGAGGCCGACCACGCCGCGCAGGCCGCCGAGGGCTGGGCGGAGATCAAGCGCCGGATCGCCGCCGACGAGCACGACCTGTACGTCCTCGACGAGTTCACCTACCCGATGAAGTGGGGCTGGGTCGACGTCGACGACGTGGTGACCACCCTCGCGGAGCGTCCCGGCCGGCAGCACGTCGTCATCACCGGCCGCGACGCTGACCCGCGTCTGGTCGACGCCGCCGACCTGGTCACCCAGATGACCAAGATCAAACACCCGATGGACGCGGGCCAGAAGGGCCAACGGGGGATCGAATGGTGA